From a single Capsicum annuum cultivar UCD-10X-F1 chromosome 12, UCD10Xv1.1, whole genome shotgun sequence genomic region:
- the LOC107850613 gene encoding protein FLOWERING LOCUS D isoform X2 translates to MLLRKIAPGKITTLSVNNFLISILEDKDAMMGEYFYHSTFNKTLVENSNRVRNLTARTNATSSDASDEIIVINKEATTEALIALTAGFPADSLTDEEIEAKVVSVVGGIEQVNYILIRNHILTKWRVNVSTWITKEMFVDVIPKHCCALLDSAHNYLVSRGYINFGVAPAIKDRIPAEPSKPSVIIIGAGLAGLAAARHLMMFGFKVTILEGRKRPGGRVYTKKMEGGNKVAAADLGGSVLTGTLGNPLGLLARQLSYTLHKVRDKCPLYRVDGKPVDQDLDHKVETAYNLLLEKASTLRQLMGAVSQDVSLGAALETFRQDYENAVNEEEMGLFNWHLANLEYANAGLISKLSLAFWDQDDPFDMGGDHCFLPGGNAKLVQALAENIPILYEKIVHTIRYGSDGVQVVAGGQVFEGDMALCTVPLGVLKGGSIKFIPELPQRKLDGIKRLGFGLLNKVAMLFPYVFWGTDLDTFGHLTDNSGSRGEFFLFYSYATVAGGPLLLALVAGEAAHKFETMPPTDAVTKVLQILKGIYEPQGIEVPEPIQTVCTRWGNDPFSLGSYSNVAVGASGDDYDILAESVGDGRLFFAGEATNRRYPATMHGAFLSGLREAANIAHHAEVRAMGLKVEKKPSKSAHYYATVLDDLFREPDVEFGSFSIIFASKSSDPESPAILRVNFNVPQSRNHGGTRPDRHLSNKLLFQQLQSQFNNQHDLHVYTLLSKQQALDLREVRGGDPMRLNFLSEKLGVKLVGRKGLGPNIDSIIASIKAERGTRKHGSRSLTPKSGVMKSKATNIKGKTVRKAKVVSGGNRITSFPAVSSRIKAVGSSTTMIPLTNVDLEPKPVGGIGSVASPSLNIGVSDNVGSNSVGSGSVHLLPNASIGDKFDGNIDSYTVPILDVGGKTGSNSDGPVYPRSTYDDSTDTCAPPSSGNSAIQHTSGDGELETMMLDGESRM, encoded by the exons ATGCTCCTGAGGAAGATAGCACCTGGGAAGATCACCACACTTTCTGTCAACAATTTCCTCATTTCCATCCTTGAGGACAAGGATGCTATGATGGGGGAGTATTTTTATCATTCTACT tttAACAAAACCCTTGTGGAGAATTCGAATCGTGTGCGTAATTTGACTGCTAGAACAAATGCTACTTCTTCTGATGCTTCGGATGAGATTATTGTAATTAACAAAGAGGCTACAACTGAGGCATTAATTGCTTTAACTGCGGGGTTTCCAGCTGACTCCTTGACTGATGAGGAAATCGAGGCTAAAGTTGTTTCTGTAGTGGGTGGTATCGAACAGGttaattacattcttattagAAACCATATACTTACCAAATGGCGAGTAAATGTATCCACTTGGATAACGAAAGAGATGTTCGTTGACGTTATACCTAAGCATTGTTGTGCTTTGCTGGATTCTGCTCATAATTATTTGGTATCACGTGGATATATTAATTTTGGAGTTGCACCGGCTATTAAGGATAGGATTCCAGCTGAGCCGAGTAAGCCTAGTGTTATCATTATTGGGGCAGGACTTGCGGGGTTAGCTGCAGCGAGGCATCTGATGATGTTTGGCTTTAAGGTTACAATTTTGGAGGGAAGAAAACGTCCGGGCGGAAGAGTGTACACGAAAAAAATGGAAGGTGGGAATAAGGTGGCTGCTGCTGATTTGGGAGGAAGTGTGTTGACAGGTACACTAGGGAACCCACTTGGTCTTTTGGCGCGGCAGCTCTCTTACACACTTCACAAGGTCAGAGACAAATGCCCTCTTTATCGCGTGGATGGGAAGCCAGTTGATCAAGATTTAGATCACAAGGTGGAGACTGCTTATAACCTACTTTTGGAGAAGGCAAGCACGCTCAGGCAGTTAATGGGAGCAGTTTCTCAGGATGTATCTCTTGGAGCAGCACTGGAGACTTTCCGTCAGGACTATGAAAATGCTGTGAATGAAGAGGAGATGGGTTTGTTTAATTGGCATCTAGCAAATCTAGAATATGCAAATGCAGGTCTGATTTCCAAGCTTTCCTTAGCATTTTGGGACCAAGATGACCCCTTTGACATGGGAGGGGATCATTGCTTCCTGCCTGGAGGAAACGCAAAACTAGTTCAGGCATTAGCTGAAAATATACCTATTCTTTATGAAAAAATTGTGCATACCATTCGTTATGGTAGTGATGGAGTACAGGTTGTAGCTGGGGGGCAAGTATTTGAGGGAGATATGGCACTGTGCACTGTTCCTCTTGGAGTTCTGAAAGGTGGTTCTATTAAGTTCATTCCAGAGTTGCCTCAGCGGAAGCTTGACGGAATAAAAAGATTGGGATTCGGATTGTTAAATAAGGTTGCAATGCTTTTCCCATATGTGTTCTGGGGCACTGATCTTGATACCTTTGGGCATCTTACTGATAATTCTGGTAGCAGGGGTGAATTCTTTCTGTTCTATAGCTATGCAACTGTTGCTGGTGGTCCCTTATTGTTAGCTCTAGTTGCTGGAGAAGCTGCACACAAGTTTGAGACGATGCCCCCGACTGATGCAGTGACAAAAGTTCTTCAAATTCTAAAAG GTATATATGAACCACAAGGGATTGAAGTTCCAGAGCCAATCCAAACTGTATGTACGAGATGGGGAAATGATCCTTTCAGCCTGGGTTCTTACTCTAATGTTGCAGTGGGGGCATCAGGAGATGACTATGATATTTTAGCTGAAAGTGTGGGTGATGGCAGACTTTTCTTTGCTGGTGAGGCCACAAATAGGCGCTATCCTGCCACTATGCACGGAGCTTTCCTTAGTGGGCTCAGAGAAGCTGCGAACATAGCCCACCATGCTGAGGTTAGAGCCATGGGTTTGAAGGTTGAGAAAAAACCATCAAAGAGTGCTCATTATTATGCTACTGTTTTGGATGACTTATTTAGGGAGCCAGACGTGGAATTTGGtagtttttctataatttttgctAGTAAGAGTTCGGATCCTGAGTCACCAGCAATTTTGAGGGTGAATTTCAATGTGCCCCAATCGCGGAATCATGGTGGGACAAGGCCTGATAGACATCTTTCTAATAAATTACTTTTTCAGCAGCTTCAGTCCCAATTTAATAACCAGCACGACCTTCATGTTTATACCTTGTTATCCAAGCAACAAGCGCTTGACCTTAGAGAGGTCAGAGGTGGTGACCCGATGAGACTGAATTTCCTTTCTGAGAAACTTGGGGTGAAACTGGTTGGTAGAAAAGGTTTGGGTCCAAATATTGATTCTATAATTGCTTCAATTAAGGCTGAGAGGGGAACGCGCAAACATGGTTCCAGATCTCTTACACCTAAATCTG GTGTCATGAAGTCAAAAGCCACCAATATCAAGGGGAAAACAGTTAG AAAGGCTAAAGTTGTAAGCGGAGGCAATAGAATCACTTCATTCCCTGCTGTTAGCAGCAGGATTAAAGCAGTTGGTAGCAGCACTACCATGATTCCTCTGACAAATGTTGACTTGGAACCTAAACCAGTTGGCGGCATTGGATCTGTAGCTTCTCCAAGTTTGAATATTGGTGTAAGTGACAACGTTGGGTCAAATTCAGTGGGCAGTGGTTCTGTACACCTGCTTCCCAATGCAAGCATTGGTGATAAGTTTGACGGTAATATTGATAGTTATACAGTTCCAATTTTGGATGTTGGAGGAAAGACAGGAAGCAATAGCGATGGGCCTGTTTATCCCAGGAGTACATATGATGATAGCACAGATACATGTGCTCCGCCTTCTAGTGGAAATTCCGCTATTCAGCATACATCAG GTGATGGGGAGTTGGAAACTATGATGCTTGACGGGGAATCGAGGATGTGA
- the LOC107850613 gene encoding protein FLOWERING LOCUS D isoform X1: protein MDCSDNNSPAPYSQSLPYITSNNPLQFTIHLPNLNPNSSSTSDSNPNTNLNSDSNSLSDQLLSLAIPTKRRRGRPRSTTSSLDRFNKTLVENSNRVRNLTARTNATSSDASDEIIVINKEATTEALIALTAGFPADSLTDEEIEAKVVSVVGGIEQVNYILIRNHILTKWRVNVSTWITKEMFVDVIPKHCCALLDSAHNYLVSRGYINFGVAPAIKDRIPAEPSKPSVIIIGAGLAGLAAARHLMMFGFKVTILEGRKRPGGRVYTKKMEGGNKVAAADLGGSVLTGTLGNPLGLLARQLSYTLHKVRDKCPLYRVDGKPVDQDLDHKVETAYNLLLEKASTLRQLMGAVSQDVSLGAALETFRQDYENAVNEEEMGLFNWHLANLEYANAGLISKLSLAFWDQDDPFDMGGDHCFLPGGNAKLVQALAENIPILYEKIVHTIRYGSDGVQVVAGGQVFEGDMALCTVPLGVLKGGSIKFIPELPQRKLDGIKRLGFGLLNKVAMLFPYVFWGTDLDTFGHLTDNSGSRGEFFLFYSYATVAGGPLLLALVAGEAAHKFETMPPTDAVTKVLQILKGIYEPQGIEVPEPIQTVCTRWGNDPFSLGSYSNVAVGASGDDYDILAESVGDGRLFFAGEATNRRYPATMHGAFLSGLREAANIAHHAEVRAMGLKVEKKPSKSAHYYATVLDDLFREPDVEFGSFSIIFASKSSDPESPAILRVNFNVPQSRNHGGTRPDRHLSNKLLFQQLQSQFNNQHDLHVYTLLSKQQALDLREVRGGDPMRLNFLSEKLGVKLVGRKGLGPNIDSIIASIKAERGTRKHGSRSLTPKSGVMKSKATNIKGKTVRKAKVVSGGNRITSFPAVSSRIKAVGSSTTMIPLTNVDLEPKPVGGIGSVASPSLNIGVSDNVGSNSVGSGSVHLLPNASIGDKFDGNIDSYTVPILDVGGKTGSNSDGPVYPRSTYDDSTDTCAPPSSGNSAIQHTSGDGELETMMLDGESRM from the exons ATGGATTGTTCTGATAACAATTCTCCTGCTCCATATTCTCAATCTTTGCCTTATATAACTAGTAATAATCCTCTTCAATTCACCATACATTTGCCCAATTTAAACCCAAATTCATCTTCCACTTCTGACTCGAACCCGAACACGAATTTGAATTCGGATTCGAATTCCTTATCGGATCAGCTGCTTTCACTCGCTATTCCTACAAAAAGGAGAAGAGGTAGGCCGAGAAGTACGACGTCGTCTTTGGACAGG tttAACAAAACCCTTGTGGAGAATTCGAATCGTGTGCGTAATTTGACTGCTAGAACAAATGCTACTTCTTCTGATGCTTCGGATGAGATTATTGTAATTAACAAAGAGGCTACAACTGAGGCATTAATTGCTTTAACTGCGGGGTTTCCAGCTGACTCCTTGACTGATGAGGAAATCGAGGCTAAAGTTGTTTCTGTAGTGGGTGGTATCGAACAGGttaattacattcttattagAAACCATATACTTACCAAATGGCGAGTAAATGTATCCACTTGGATAACGAAAGAGATGTTCGTTGACGTTATACCTAAGCATTGTTGTGCTTTGCTGGATTCTGCTCATAATTATTTGGTATCACGTGGATATATTAATTTTGGAGTTGCACCGGCTATTAAGGATAGGATTCCAGCTGAGCCGAGTAAGCCTAGTGTTATCATTATTGGGGCAGGACTTGCGGGGTTAGCTGCAGCGAGGCATCTGATGATGTTTGGCTTTAAGGTTACAATTTTGGAGGGAAGAAAACGTCCGGGCGGAAGAGTGTACACGAAAAAAATGGAAGGTGGGAATAAGGTGGCTGCTGCTGATTTGGGAGGAAGTGTGTTGACAGGTACACTAGGGAACCCACTTGGTCTTTTGGCGCGGCAGCTCTCTTACACACTTCACAAGGTCAGAGACAAATGCCCTCTTTATCGCGTGGATGGGAAGCCAGTTGATCAAGATTTAGATCACAAGGTGGAGACTGCTTATAACCTACTTTTGGAGAAGGCAAGCACGCTCAGGCAGTTAATGGGAGCAGTTTCTCAGGATGTATCTCTTGGAGCAGCACTGGAGACTTTCCGTCAGGACTATGAAAATGCTGTGAATGAAGAGGAGATGGGTTTGTTTAATTGGCATCTAGCAAATCTAGAATATGCAAATGCAGGTCTGATTTCCAAGCTTTCCTTAGCATTTTGGGACCAAGATGACCCCTTTGACATGGGAGGGGATCATTGCTTCCTGCCTGGAGGAAACGCAAAACTAGTTCAGGCATTAGCTGAAAATATACCTATTCTTTATGAAAAAATTGTGCATACCATTCGTTATGGTAGTGATGGAGTACAGGTTGTAGCTGGGGGGCAAGTATTTGAGGGAGATATGGCACTGTGCACTGTTCCTCTTGGAGTTCTGAAAGGTGGTTCTATTAAGTTCATTCCAGAGTTGCCTCAGCGGAAGCTTGACGGAATAAAAAGATTGGGATTCGGATTGTTAAATAAGGTTGCAATGCTTTTCCCATATGTGTTCTGGGGCACTGATCTTGATACCTTTGGGCATCTTACTGATAATTCTGGTAGCAGGGGTGAATTCTTTCTGTTCTATAGCTATGCAACTGTTGCTGGTGGTCCCTTATTGTTAGCTCTAGTTGCTGGAGAAGCTGCACACAAGTTTGAGACGATGCCCCCGACTGATGCAGTGACAAAAGTTCTTCAAATTCTAAAAG GTATATATGAACCACAAGGGATTGAAGTTCCAGAGCCAATCCAAACTGTATGTACGAGATGGGGAAATGATCCTTTCAGCCTGGGTTCTTACTCTAATGTTGCAGTGGGGGCATCAGGAGATGACTATGATATTTTAGCTGAAAGTGTGGGTGATGGCAGACTTTTCTTTGCTGGTGAGGCCACAAATAGGCGCTATCCTGCCACTATGCACGGAGCTTTCCTTAGTGGGCTCAGAGAAGCTGCGAACATAGCCCACCATGCTGAGGTTAGAGCCATGGGTTTGAAGGTTGAGAAAAAACCATCAAAGAGTGCTCATTATTATGCTACTGTTTTGGATGACTTATTTAGGGAGCCAGACGTGGAATTTGGtagtttttctataatttttgctAGTAAGAGTTCGGATCCTGAGTCACCAGCAATTTTGAGGGTGAATTTCAATGTGCCCCAATCGCGGAATCATGGTGGGACAAGGCCTGATAGACATCTTTCTAATAAATTACTTTTTCAGCAGCTTCAGTCCCAATTTAATAACCAGCACGACCTTCATGTTTATACCTTGTTATCCAAGCAACAAGCGCTTGACCTTAGAGAGGTCAGAGGTGGTGACCCGATGAGACTGAATTTCCTTTCTGAGAAACTTGGGGTGAAACTGGTTGGTAGAAAAGGTTTGGGTCCAAATATTGATTCTATAATTGCTTCAATTAAGGCTGAGAGGGGAACGCGCAAACATGGTTCCAGATCTCTTACACCTAAATCTG GTGTCATGAAGTCAAAAGCCACCAATATCAAGGGGAAAACAGTTAG AAAGGCTAAAGTTGTAAGCGGAGGCAATAGAATCACTTCATTCCCTGCTGTTAGCAGCAGGATTAAAGCAGTTGGTAGCAGCACTACCATGATTCCTCTGACAAATGTTGACTTGGAACCTAAACCAGTTGGCGGCATTGGATCTGTAGCTTCTCCAAGTTTGAATATTGGTGTAAGTGACAACGTTGGGTCAAATTCAGTGGGCAGTGGTTCTGTACACCTGCTTCCCAATGCAAGCATTGGTGATAAGTTTGACGGTAATATTGATAGTTATACAGTTCCAATTTTGGATGTTGGAGGAAAGACAGGAAGCAATAGCGATGGGCCTGTTTATCCCAGGAGTACATATGATGATAGCACAGATACATGTGCTCCGCCTTCTAGTGGAAATTCCGCTATTCAGCATACATCAG GTGATGGGGAGTTGGAAACTATGATGCTTGACGGGGAATCGAGGATGTGA